The Siniperca chuatsi isolate FFG_IHB_CAS linkage group LG12, ASM2008510v1, whole genome shotgun sequence genome has a segment encoding these proteins:
- the LOC122885584 gene encoding uncharacterized protein LOC122885584, translating to MVIENNAIRLREIKSAIIEDNNIFQNIQTVSISTIDRVLKRHQMNMKQLYTVPFERNGERVKELRYQYVQRIMELEASEPPHSFLYMDEAGFNLTKRRRRGRNIIGHRATVDVPGQRGGNITMGCAISENGVLTHIPIIGPYDTERLVTFLDTLYRDLIPEQERGQIGNDLPKYVIVWDNVSFHHSNIIRQWFAAHDGMLMEFLPPYSPFLNPIEEFFSAWRWKVYDRQPRTQMTLLAAMDAACDDITADACRGWIRHSKRFFIAREDVRCDVDENLWPNRQDRQEVEEDCNSLM from the exons ATGgtaatagaaaacaatgcaataagACTAAGGGAGATAAAAAGTGCCATTATAGAGGACAACAACATCTTTCAAAACATCCAAACAGTCAGCATCTCAACCATTGATAGGGTGCTGAAAAGACACCAAATGAATATGAAGCAGCTCTACACTGTTCCGTTTGAAAGAAATGGTGAAAGAGTGAAGGAGCTGCGTTACCAATATGTACAG CGTATAATGGAACTGGAAGCAAGTGAACCACCGCACAGcttcctctacatggatgaagcTGGCTTCAACCTAACAAAACGTAGAAGGCGTGGTCGAAATATCATCGGCCACAGAGCTACAGTTGATGTGCCAGGCCAACGGGGCGGAAACATAACCATGGGTTGTGCAATCTCTGAGAATGGTGTGCTAACGCATATTCCCATTATTGGGCCATACGATACAGAGCGTCTTGTCACCTTTTTAGACACTCTCTACAGGGATCTCATCCCTGAACAAGAGAGGGGTCAGATTGGAAATGACCTGCCAAAGTATGTGATCGTTTGGGACAATGTCAGTTTCCATCATTCCAACATCATCAGGCAATGGTTTGCTGCCCATGACGGGATGCTGATGGAGTTCCTCCCACCCTACTCTCCATTCCTTAACCCCATTGAGGAATTTTTCTCAGCATGGAGATGGAAAGTATACGATCGTCAGCCACGTACACAAATGACCCTTCTGGCTGCCATGGATGCAGCATGTGACGACATCACAGCAGATGCCTGCAGAGGCTGGATAAGACACTCAAAAAGATTCTTCATTGCAAGAGAAGATGTTcgttgtgatgtggatgagaatttGTGGCCCAACAGACAGGATCGTcaagaggtggaggaagatTGTAATTCCttaatgtaa